The Pantanalinema sp. genome window below encodes:
- a CDS encoding carboxypeptidase-like regulatory domain-containing protein, translating into MRLKGCWAIAPLLLTACWGGGPVALEPITKGPDVFARQVFDPRTGQVFASGTAIAGGRLTVRALKAGSGERVSGARVTVMGPTLAYGTTSSLDLTLQPLEKGSYRVRIEAPGCVPQLSEPLTLDPQAPPTLVVSLVPSGGDVTGRALGADGKPLAGARISVGEAYAFADATGRFTLKGAPAGAQTLSVSKTGYATVTREITVGASEVALGDVSAPTAAKTVSFENATQTFAGTTVGNALSALQTRLTSEGFVTVSADADAAVRVVSSPRDAYATDATVERLRAFVAGGGKLVLMGEWGGFGDYSPAALNKIAIPYGLGFNADQVRLGTASPSAWVSVPVSPGALPTPGAVSGGLKLYEACSLFAPPPAVRLSSLGQEGYRVSSIVSGDFTVVAARPYGRGLVIALGDTSAWASPGTQGKASNLEEASNGAFISDLFLW; encoded by the coding sequence ATGAGGCTCAAGGGATGCTGGGCGATCGCCCCGCTCTTGCTCACCGCCTGCTGGGGCGGCGGGCCCGTGGCCCTCGAGCCCATCACCAAGGGGCCGGACGTCTTCGCCCGGCAGGTCTTCGACCCCAGGACCGGCCAGGTCTTCGCGTCGGGGACCGCGATCGCGGGCGGGCGCCTCACCGTGCGCGCCCTCAAGGCCGGATCCGGCGAGCGGGTCTCGGGCGCCCGGGTGACGGTCATGGGCCCGACGCTCGCCTACGGCACCACCTCGAGCCTCGACCTCACCCTCCAGCCCCTCGAGAAGGGCAGCTACCGCGTCCGGATCGAGGCCCCGGGCTGCGTGCCCCAGCTATCCGAGCCCCTCACCCTCGATCCCCAGGCGCCGCCGACCCTCGTCGTCTCGCTTGTGCCATCGGGCGGCGACGTGACGGGCCGCGCCCTCGGCGCCGACGGCAAGCCGCTCGCGGGTGCTCGGATCAGCGTGGGCGAGGCCTACGCCTTCGCCGACGCCACCGGCCGGTTCACGCTCAAGGGGGCCCCCGCGGGCGCCCAGACCCTTTCCGTCTCCAAGACCGGCTACGCGACCGTGACCCGGGAAATCACCGTGGGCGCGAGCGAGGTGGCCCTCGGCGATGTCTCGGCCCCGACGGCGGCCAAGACCGTCTCTTTCGAGAACGCCACCCAGACCTTCGCGGGCACCACCGTGGGCAATGCCCTCTCGGCGCTCCAGACGCGCCTTACGAGCGAGGGCTTCGTCACCGTCTCGGCCGACGCCGACGCCGCGGTACGGGTGGTTTCGAGCCCCAGGGACGCCTATGCAACCGACGCCACCGTCGAGCGCCTGCGCGCCTTCGTCGCGGGGGGCGGCAAGCTCGTCCTGATGGGCGAGTGGGGCGGCTTCGGCGACTACTCGCCCGCGGCCCTCAACAAGATCGCCATCCCCTACGGCCTCGGCTTCAACGCGGACCAGGTACGACTCGGCACGGCGAGCCCGTCGGCATGGGTGAGCGTGCCGGTGAGCCCCGGCGCCCTGCCGACCCCCGGTGCGGTGAGCGGCGGCCTGAAGCTGTACGAAGCCTGCTCCCTCTTTGCCCCGCCGCCCGCCGTGCGCCTTTCGAGCCTCGGCCAGGAGGGCTACCGGGTGAGTTCGATCGTCAGCGGCGACTTCACCGTCGTGGCGGCCCGCCCCTACGGGCGGGGCCTGGTGATCGCCCTCGGCGACACCTCGGCCTGGGCAAGCCCCGGCACCCAGGGCAAGGCGAGCAACCTGGAAGAGGCGAGCAACGGGGCCTTCATCTCGGATCTCTTCCTCTGGTAG
- a CDS encoding S8 family serine peptidase, producing the protein MPKRPQRHRHLLTLGVGLAVLAGCQTPPAGVTTPGAAPYPASGQELVVKFRPGSSEAEREALRARYGVSGTDALKPGTERWRLQSQSPEAAVQALLREGAIAYAQPNYLRHTQAYQSGGTPPTTQWYLRPDRGIDVGTAWSKSQVTPPGKDVVVAVVDTGVDTSHPDLNANIVSGTDVGGKKFIDEVGDGPDGTDKDFRLKDGNGHGTHVAGILAGNGTVVGVAPGAKILPVKVMRADGNGDDFTIAKGFKAAIDAGADIINFSVGGPAPSPVLAEAIADGIAKGKTFIIASGNDHTKVYYPAAYTGVIAVGATATNTSVATYSNYGPEQAVVAPGGDSSSDPARGIYSTLPTYPYFLSINYGKSEKYGVQSGTSMATPVVSGVAALIVADAKARGQSLSPAQVRARLVASAKPLNGGFNEDAGFGLVQPEAALIGTSHDGATTP; encoded by the coding sequence ATGCCCAAGCGTCCTCAGCGCCACCGTCACCTCCTAACCCTCGGCGTCGGGCTCGCCGTTCTCGCGGGCTGCCAGACGCCGCCCGCCGGCGTCACGACGCCGGGCGCCGCGCCGTACCCGGCCAGCGGCCAGGAGCTCGTGGTCAAGTTCAGGCCCGGGAGCTCCGAAGCCGAGCGCGAGGCGCTGCGCGCGCGCTACGGCGTGAGCGGCACCGACGCCCTGAAGCCCGGTACCGAGCGCTGGCGCCTGCAAAGCCAGTCGCCGGAGGCCGCGGTCCAGGCGCTCTTACGCGAGGGGGCGATCGCCTACGCCCAGCCCAACTACCTGCGCCACACCCAGGCCTACCAGAGCGGTGGCACCCCGCCCACCACCCAGTGGTACCTGCGCCCCGACAGGGGGATCGACGTGGGCACCGCCTGGAGCAAGAGCCAGGTGACCCCGCCCGGCAAGGACGTGGTGGTGGCGGTGGTCGACACCGGGGTGGACACGAGCCATCCCGACCTGAACGCCAACATCGTCAGCGGCACCGACGTGGGCGGCAAGAAGTTCATCGACGAGGTGGGCGACGGGCCGGACGGCACCGACAAGGACTTTCGCCTCAAGGACGGCAACGGCCACGGCACGCACGTGGCCGGGATCCTCGCGGGCAACGGCACCGTGGTGGGGGTGGCCCCCGGCGCCAAGATCCTGCCGGTCAAGGTCATGCGCGCCGACGGCAACGGCGACGACTTCACCATCGCCAAGGGCTTCAAGGCCGCCATCGACGCGGGCGCCGACATCATCAACTTCTCGGTGGGCGGCCCCGCGCCGAGCCCGGTGCTGGCCGAGGCGATCGCCGATGGCATCGCCAAGGGCAAGACCTTCATCATCGCCTCGGGCAACGACCACACCAAGGTCTACTACCCGGCGGCCTACACCGGGGTGATCGCGGTGGGGGCCACCGCCACCAACACGTCAGTCGCCACCTACAGCAACTACGGCCCCGAGCAGGCCGTGGTGGCGCCGGGGGGCGACTCCAGCTCGGATCCGGCTCGGGGCATCTACTCGACTCTGCCGACCTATCCCTACTTCCTGAGCATCAACTACGGCAAGTCCGAGAAGTACGGGGTGCAGAGCGGCACCTCCATGGCGACCCCCGTGGTGAGCGGGGTGGCGGCGCTGATCGTCGCCGATGCCAAGGCCCGCGGCCAGTCGCTCAGCCCCGCCCAGGTCCGTGCGCGCCTGGTCGCCTCGGCCAAGCCTCTCAACGGCGGCTTCAACGAGGACGCGGGCTTCGGCCTCGTCCAGCCCGAAGCCGCGCTCATCGGCACCTCGCACGACGGGGCGACCACGCCATGA